AAGATGAATCAGTCAGTTGAGAAGTGACGCAacagtgaaatttaaaaagacacCGTTCATAATTGTTGACTttttaccaactacatgatggggaacatgtactGAAGACACAACCCCAATCgtctaactctaaccataaagacaccgactctatctggtctgtctgactctctctttctctgactctgtccttgtcttctttttatttctcttccacccaaccggtcaaggcggatggccgcccaaaatagtctgggtcctgcccggagattcttcctcaatgagggagtttatcccaccactgtctctgatgctctggagggttcagttgggttttctgtctgtcaaagcgctttgattaagcgctatataaataaaacgtgattgattgattgattgacttttCTTTGGAAAGCCCAAGAGCCTCACAACAGGAAGTTAGTTTTTATTATTCACTGGCCATGTGTGTCCTCGCTCTGCTGTTCAGAACCAAATAAAGACAGAATTGATCAAGAGGCTTTGAACGCCCAACCAGTCGTCTGCAGGTTTGATCAGACGAAGTGAAACCAGTTCTCCTCTCCGTCGCTGAGACATTCCTCCCCTCTGTGGTGGCCTCAGTTTCCAGCAGAGCAGCTGGTTTCCATTCTGGTGTCAAgacaggggtcagaggtcacagggaCGGGAAGAAGTCACATGGTCTTCTTCGAACAGGAAACCATGTAACCTTTGACCCCCCTCGAATCCTCCCCCACCCAAAGTCAAAACTAATATACAGTAAGAGGGACTCAGCTCTGTCACTTTCTGCTCTTCACACAGTTTGGTTCACAGACTTTGCTTCAACATTTTAGCGTTGCCATGGAGAAGAAGGAAGTGATGCAACTCAGCCGTACCGCTTTCACAATGTTTACATCTGTGGCAATGATTGGATCCCagcaaaaatcaatcaatcaatcaactttatttgtatagcacttgATCACATCATCATCTGCATAATGTTCAAAAAATGGCTGATGAATTTACTTTagtgactgtaggtgtgtgtgtgtgtgtgtgtgtgtgtgtgtgtgtgtgtgtgtgtgtgtgtgtgtgtgtgtgtgtgtgtgtgtgtgtgtgtgtgtgtgtgtgtgtgtgtgtgtgtgtgtgtgtgtgtgtgtgtgtgtgtgtggagtttctgcccggagtgtccccgcctcacaccccaagacaactgggataggctccagctccccgcgacccggatgaagcagtgacagaaaacagatgGATTTGTCATTTACTTTATAGTCCTTCCTGTTTAAATATCTTACAAAAGTTTGCTAATTAAAACTATATAAGTGCTAAAACATTTACTGTTGCTTGGCAACAGGGATGTCGGTGTTTCTCATTGGCTTAGGGTGAGCTAACTCCCCAAGTACTGTTCAGTCTCTTGAAAACGTTCTAGAACTCTGTTTGGCCTCTCCGTCTTCTATGGTGTggttggtggagggggggggggcagctgacAGGAAGAGGCGGGACAAACTCATCAGGATGTCCAGCTGTGTCCTGGGATGCCCTCAGGAActtgtggaggaggtggagacagCTCGGCTAACGACTCCCACCCCATccaacacacacttcctgctccATCAGCGACAGGACATCACACCCAAAGTGTGTGGGGGAGTGTTATGACAAGTTATTCCACCAGTTCATGTTTCTCAGATTTATTGATCAGCAGATCAAACACTGATCAGTTTGTCCTTCCCTGTGTTGCACAGTCAAGCTGTCTGCTAGCATTAGCACTGCTATCTGTTTCACTCAGACATCCTGACTGACTTTAAATCGGTCTTTTTGGCAGCTTGGACAGAGAGATAACGCAGTAGCGTCCCAGACATGTTTTTCTGACCTCTGCCTCAGGGGGTAAATGTTTGCCGTTTGTCACCCGGAGGTCGACCTGAACCCGGTCAGAGAGGTGGTTGGACTTTGGGACGAATGCACCAACAGAACAAGAACGGCTGACTCTGACCAGCTGTTCTCCCTTCACCCAAAGTTACTGATGAATCCCAGCCCGGGTGTTCACCCTCTTAATGACACAACTGTCGATCCCATCGTCAGACCTGAGCTGAGAAATCGGCGTTCCTTTCTTGGAACCAGGTCTAGAACGGAGCAATCCTGCTGTGAGCGCTGCTCCTTGGAGCCGTTGGATGTTCTGCCCTGCCTCTTTAACCAGAGGGCAGGAGCTGAAACGGGAGAAGCTGAGCAGGATGGAGACCTGATTGGTATTCAGAGAGCGAGTCGTTCTGCCGGGAGACATTCCTGCtgcagaaagaggaggaggggaggaagaggaaggggggaCTCCTTCATCAGCAAACACCAAAAGTTgggtctccctccctcctctggtGATTCTCAAGgtgctgtgttgttgttgttgttgttgttgttgttgttgttgttgttgttgttgttgttgcacaaGAACTCTTCGTTATCAGACATCAGTGACGTCGTCAACCAGAACTTTTCTGGTCCTGATCCTGGCTTCTCTCTCTGGGGACTGAACCTGGATTAACTGTTGGGGACAGACGGGACTTTTCTAACAGAACAGAGACGTTGGGATGATCCAATCTATGGGGAACCATAGTTTTagattatttgtttattacatccctcgaagtggtgatgtattgtaattgttagtgtttgtgtgttcgtccgtttgtccacgaaatatcttcacaaccggaGTCTGATGGAGtctcagatagaaagatgaaacaaaaagcacgtttTACCTGGAACGAATTGACCGCAAAGACCGAGGGATTATCATAGACCTTTTTAGGTTCACATCTCTGAACCTGATCagatataatcactaaacaaaacattttcaggaagccagaggcacaaaaatgtgtaggtcaggggaaaatgttgaattcaggggtgtcgcaggatgttacagtctctgattgccttgttGGTATTGCAGTAATACTCAGGAACTTGTATTTGACGGTGTTGGTCTGCCTTTATTTCTAAGCTGGGGCGGGGGCAGCCTGCTGAAATGGACGAGTTGTGGTGGAGGTGGGTCACCAAACCAAACAGCTTTCAGGGGAGGGGCTCACGTTGCTAAGGTAACGGGCTGCCTCAACGGTTGACGGCCTTGACGGCCACTCTCGTCTCCATGGTGGGCCTGAACCAACACACGGAACGGCCAATCAGACGTCAGAGTGAAGGGGCCCATTAATATTCAACTGTGTGGAGTTAATCTAGAGGCAGTGGGTTGCGTCCGTTGATTggatgtctttgtgtgtctgactcAGGTGTGACCACAGATCcttctccaccaatcagaggaggtCGCGCCCTGACTTGATGGACGTCCGGCTGGGAGGAGCGATGGCTGCGGTGGGGATCGTGAGCAGATGACAGCGTCCAGAGCGTTTGTGTAGCATGCTGACCGACGGCTCCTCGTGTCGCTCCTGCTGCCCGCTCCTCATCTATCCCGCCATGTTGCTGAGGAGGAACATGTGCGTCGCCGTGGTGATCACtgccatcctcttcctcatgctCGCTAGCCAGAGCATCCAGAGGAGGCATTTCCTGCCTCTGTCACTAGCCCTGCCCATCAGCCGGGCCACGCCCACCGGCACGCAGACAAGTAAGCAGCTGAATCATAAGAATATTCACAAACCTGTGTCTCAGCtcggagacgaggaggaggaggaagaggaagaggggcgATCACAGGCCGATcagctgctctgaaaatgaTCGAATGTTTTCTGATACTTTACAGATTTTGATCAACAATCGGTTGAAGCAGTTAAAGGCATAATTACTTCAGTAGAGCGCTCCAACGGTCAGCTCTTCACCAAACCtttgtttgctccacatggtTCCACCCTGAACACGTGAATTCTGATAGGCCGGCTAGACATTACAATTGTTTTCACAGCTTCTCCCAATTTTTATTACGTTACGTGTACATTTAATTCGGTTTACAGAATAACTcatttacagacagacagacagacactagTAATCCAAGGGAAATTCCATGTGTCATCTAGTCacgataaatatataaatacacatatatatatgtatgtatatatttatacatacagGCACATCCACAAATGAAGGTCCTCACCTCATTCGCTGATGACACTGTGATTTTTCATGCTACGAGCTACGCTAACTACTGAGTAGGCATTAGAAGTAAGGGGACTGTGTTTAATGGGTCTGGTTTGGGTACTGCTGCTCTAAGTGCCTTcaaattgccccttggggataaataaagttttttttaattggattgaATGGTAAGAGGGATCTCTCTGACCAATCACGGGCCCCCAAGGTCACATGCTTGGTACCTTGACAGAACCAGGTACCAGGTTTGCCAAAGTGAATGCTAACAGAGCCTCTGGAATAGTGGGAAGGCAAACTGGTACCACTGATGTAAACGGGACATTAGCTGTATtagtactagtactagtagtactagtagtagtactagtactgATAGTGTTTGCTCCTAGTATGAATCGCGCTGGTTTTGTTTGCAGTAGCTGAACCCACGGTGCCTCCTGCCAACCTGACCCCTGACCCACCCaggaccccccctcctcccGACACCCTCCCATctgaagtggaggaggagccgATAGAACTCTCCCGGTCTGGCATCAGGTAACACAGTCAAtggcaggaggtgtgtgtgacgaGCGTGTTCTGTCCCCGTCTGACTCCTCGTCCGTGTCCTCCTTCAGGTCATGTGGTTGTACCGAGTCCTGTGTTTCAGACACGGGGGGGTCCGACTGGTTCAGCCAACGTTACGACCCCAAACAAAAGCCGGTCCTCCgacaaaccaacaacaacttTGACCCAGATGCACTCAGATGGTGGCTGGTGAGAACGGAACACTGATACAGTAACACGACTGATTCATTAGTATGAGGTTTGAATCCGTGTTAAAAGGTTTGTTTTGTCCAAAGTTAGATTTGCTGCACTTTTTGTGAAAGTATTGGTTATGAATCAATCAGTAACTTAGagtttgacatttaatttgAACGAAAAACCCTTCATTCACTGCTGGATTAAAAGATTATTTGCTTATAatctataatatataatatatggttCCTACTTTTCTGTATTTCAAAGCTAATGATCCTTTGGACACCACATGGTGACAAAGTGGCAGCACTCAGTAATGAGAATCAATAAATCGGCTGCAATAAGCTGCACGATGACCAAACAATGTGTTCCAGTAAATAGTCAGAGCTGTTTTTCTGAAAATCTGTACATTCAGGGAATTTAATATCTGAAAGTAGCCCCCCCCCAAAACTGTCAGCGGTCTGGCTGAGCCGTCAAACACCTCAATGTGTTTTACTGCATTTATAGATTCAGTCCTGCTGCAGAAACCATTAGTGGATTAAACAGGGAGGTGGGGAGTGGGGGCTAACATCTGAGCCGCGGTATGCTCTGGATCCTGTGTGAGTTTTAAACCAACAAGCAGAGCTGCGCTGCAcctagaacaacaacaaaagagaaGGAACTAGTCCCGCTAGAGTCCGTAGTGGTCTTCTCTCAATCGCCCAAGACAGAGACGATTCGCTGCACCTTCCTCCGCCTCTCCACAGGGTCTTCAAAGATCCAGCAAGGACCAGACGCTAGAAGGAGTCATGTCAGAACTGTTCCAGGTCATTCCCTCCCCCACTGTGGACTTCAGACCCCTCCCCTCACATTGTCGTAGTTGCGCAGTAGTTGGCAACTCTGGCAAACTTCGAGAGTCTGGGAATGGCAACCTGATCGACGCCCACGACTCTGTAATTCGGTATGAGTGACAAAGGTCACGTTTCTTGATGGTCTGCGGCCTCCTCaccttcctcatcttcctcaccttcctcaccTTCCTCGTCCACAGGATGAACAAGGCAGTGACTCGAGGATTTGAGAAAGATGTTGGGAATCGGACGACGCATCACTTCATTTACCCGGAGAGCGCGGTGGACGTGGAGCACGGCGTCAGCCTCGTCCTCCTGCCCTTCAAACTGAGAGACCTGGAGTGGCTGACCAGCGCCCTGTCCACCGGCAGCGTCAAGATGTAGGCGAAGTACCCCAACACGGGCAGACGTTCACCTACTGATTAACTAGGTTCAGTCACCAGTTAACTAGGTTCAGCTACCATTTAGTTAGGTTCAGTTACTAGTTAGCTAGTTTCAGTTACCAGTTTGTTAGGTTTAGTCACCAGTTACCTAGGTTCAGTTACCAATTGTAGGTTCGATTACTACTTTGCTAGGTTGAGTTCCCAATAATTAGTTACAGATATATTAGTTTAGTTACCAGTTTGTCAGGTTCAGCTGCTAAAATCTCAAACTAATCCAGTCTAAACATCAACCCTCATAAATCCCACCTTTTTGAAGGGGATAATGCACTTTTAaattggattgattgattgattgattgattgattgattgatcggtcGGTTG
This sequence is a window from Antennarius striatus isolate MH-2024 chromosome 5, ASM4005453v1, whole genome shotgun sequence. Protein-coding genes within it:
- the st3gal8 gene encoding ST3 beta-galactoside alpha-2,3-sialyltransferase 8 isoform X1, whose protein sequence is MLTDGSSCRSCCPLLIYPAMLLRRNMCVAVVITAILFLMLASQSIQRRHFLPLSLALPISRATPTGTQTIAEPTVPPANLTPDPPRTPPPPDTLPSEVEEEPIELSRSGIRSCGCTESCVSDTGGSDWFSQRYDPKQKPVLRQTNNNFDPDALRWWLGLQRSSKDQTLEGVMSELFQVIPSPTVDFRPLPSHCRSCAVVGNSGKLRESGNGNLIDAHDSVIRMNKAVTRGFEKDVGNRTTHHFIYPESAVDVEHGVSLVLLPFKLRDLEWLTSALSTGSVKMTYMRVKDRVEADKDKVLVVNPVFFKYVNDRWTERHGRYPSTGMLAIIFALHTCDKVSVFGYGADQQGNWHHYWEENRYAGAFRKTGVHSAEFETQIIHRLAKEGKISLHL
- the st3gal8 gene encoding ST3 beta-galactoside alpha-2,3-sialyltransferase 8 isoform X2, yielding MLTDGSSCRSCCPLLIYPAMLLRRNMCVAVVITAILFLMLASQSIQRRHFLPLSLALPISRATPTGTQTTEPTVPPANLTPDPPRTPPPPDTLPSEVEEEPIELSRSGIRSCGCTESCVSDTGGSDWFSQRYDPKQKPVLRQTNNNFDPDALRWWLGLQRSSKDQTLEGVMSELFQVIPSPTVDFRPLPSHCRSCAVVGNSGKLRESGNGNLIDAHDSVIRMNKAVTRGFEKDVGNRTTHHFIYPESAVDVEHGVSLVLLPFKLRDLEWLTSALSTGSVKMTYMRVKDRVEADKDKVLVVNPVFFKYVNDRWTERHGRYPSTGMLAIIFALHTCDKVSVFGYGADQQGNWHHYWEENRYAGAFRKTGVHSAEFETQIIHRLAKEGKISLHL